From Hordeum vulgare subsp. vulgare unplaced genomic scaffold, MorexV3_pseudomolecules_assembly, whole genome shotgun sequence, the proteins below share one genomic window:
- the LOC123422967 gene encoding DNA-directed RNA polymerase subunit beta'' produces MAERANLVFHNKEIDGTGMKRLISRLIDHFGMGYTSHILDQLKTLGFYQATTTSISLGIEDLLTIPSKGWLVQDAEQQSFLLEKHYYYGAVHAVEKLRQSVEIWYATSEYLKQEMNSNFRITDPSNPVYLMSFSGARGNASQVHQLVGMRGLMSDPQGQMIDLPIQSNLREGLSLTEYIISCYGARKGVVDTAVRTADAGYLTRRLVEVVQHIIVRRRDCGTIRGISVSPQNGMTEKLFVQTLIGRVLADDIYIGSRCIAARNQDIGIGLVNRFITAFRAQPFRAQPIYIRTPFTCRSTSWICQLCYGRSPTHSDLVELGEAVGIIAGQSIGEPGTQLTLRTFHTGGVFTGGTADLVRSPSNGKIQFNENLVHPTRTRHGQPAFLCYIDLHVTIQSQDILYSVNIPSKSLILVQNDQYVKSEQVIAEIRAGTSTLHFKERVQKHIYSESDGEMHWSTDVYHAPEYQYGNLRRLPKTSHLWILSVSMCRSSIASFSLHKDQDQMNTYGKKDREILDYSTSDRIMSNGHWNLIYPSIFQDNSDLLAKKRRNRFVIPLQYHQEQEKELISCFGISIEIPFMGVLRRNTIFAYFDDPRYRKDKKGSGIVKFRYRTLEEEYRTRAEDSEEEYETLEHEYRTREDEYETLEESKYGILEDEYEYETLENEYGSPENKYGNPENEYRTLEKDSEEEYGNPESKYRTQEDEYGTLEEDSEDEYGSPGESGEEKYGTLEEDSEEDSEDEYESPEEDSILKKEGLIEHRGTKEFSLKYQKEVDRFFFILQELHILPRSSSLKILDNSIIGVDTQLTKNTRSGLGGLVRVKRKKSHTELKIFSGDIHFPEEADKILGGCLIPPERQKKDSKESKKKKNWVYVQRKKILKSKEKYFVSVRPTVAYEMDEGRNLATLFPQDLLQEENNLQIRLVNFIYHENSKLTQRIYHTNSQFVRTCLVVNWEQEEKEKAGASLVEVRANDLIRDFLRIELVKSTISYTRKRYDRTSGGPTPHNRLDRANSNSFYSKAKIESLSQHQEAIGTLLNRNKEYQSLMILSASNCSRIGLFKNSKHPNAIKEWNPRIPILEIFGPLGAIVASISHFSSSYYLLTHNKILLKKYLFVDNLKQTFQVLQELKYSLIDENKRISNFDSNIMLDPFLLNCHFVHHDSWEETLAIIHLGQFICENVCLFKSHIKKSGQIFSVNMDSFVIRAAKPYLATTGATVNGHYGEILYKGDRLVTFIYEKSRSSDITQGLPKVEQIFEARSIDSLSPNLERRIEDWNERIPRILGVPWGFLIGAELTIAQSRISLVNKIQKVYRSQGVQIHNRHIEIIIRQVTSKVRVSEDGMSNVFSPGELIGLLRAERAGRALDESIYYRAILLGITRASLNTQSFISEASFQETARVLAKAALRGRIDWLKGLKENVVLGGIIPVGTGFQKFVHRSPQDKNLYFEIKKKNLFASEMRDFLFLHTELVSSDSDVTNNFYET; encoded by the coding sequence ATGGCGGAACGGGCCAATCTGGTCTTTCATAATAAAGAGATAGACGGAACTGGTATGAAACGACTTATTAGCAGattaatagatcattttggaatGGGATATACATCCCATATACTGGATCAACTAAAGACTCTGGGCTTCTATCAAGCCACTACTACATCGATTTCGTTAGGAATCGAGGATCTTTTAACAATACCCTCTAAGGGATGGTTAGTCCAAGACGCGGAACAACAGAGTTTTCTTTTGGAGAAACACTATTATTATGGGGCTGTACACGCGGTAGAAAAATTACGCCAATCTGTTGAGATATGGTATGCGACAAGTGAATATTTGAAACAAGAAATGAATTCAAATTTTCGGATAACGGATCCTTCTAATCCAGTCTATCTAATGTCTTTTTCAGGAGCCAGAGGAAATGCATCTCAAGTACACCAATTAGTAGGTATGAGAGGATTAATGTCGGACCCTCAAGGACAAATGATTGATTTACCTATTCAAAGCAATTTACGCGAGGGACTTTCTTTGACAGAATATATAATTTCCTGCTATGGAGCCCGCAAAGGGGTTGTAGATACTGCTGTACGAACAGCAGATGCTGGATATCTTACACGTAGACTTGTTGAAGTAGTTCAACATATTATTGTGCGTAGAAGAGATTGTGGTACTATCCGAGGTATTTCTGTAAGTCCTCAAAATGGGATGACGGAAAAACTTTTTGTCCAAACACTAATTGGTCGTGTATTAGCAGACGATATATATATCGGTTCACGATGCATTGCCGCGCGAAATCAAGATATTGGAATTGGATTAGTCAATCGATTCATAACTGCCTTTCGAGCACAACCATTTCGAGCACAACCAATATATATTAGAACCCCCTTTACTTGCCGAAGCACTTCTTGGATCTGTCAATTATGCTATGGCCGGAGTCCTACTCATAGTGATCTGGTGGAATTGGGAGAAGCCGTAGGTATTATTGCGGGTCAATCAATTGGGGAGCCAGGGACTCAACTAACATTAAGAACTTTTCATACTGGCGGAGTATTCACAGGGGGTACTGCCGACCTTGTACGATCCCCTTCGAATGGAAAAATCCAATTCAATGAGAATTTGGTTCACCCCACACGTACCCGTCATGGACAGCCTGCTTTTCTATGTTATATAGACTTGCATGTAACTATTCAGAGTCAAGATATTCTATATAGTGTGAATATTCCCTCAAAAAGCTTGATTCTAGTGCAAAATGATCAATATGTAAAATCTGAACAAGTAATTGCGGAGATTCGTGCCGGAACGTCCACTTTACATTTTAAAGAAAGGGTACAAAAGCATATTTATTCTGAATCAGACGGCGAAATGCACTGGAGTACTGATGTTTACCATGCGCCCGAATATCAATATGGTAATCTTCGTCGATTACCAAAAACAAGCCATTTATGGATATTATCCGTAAGTATGTGCAGATCCAGTATAGCGTCTTTTTCACTCCACAAGGATCAAGATCAAATGAATACTTATGGTAAAAAAGATAGGGAAATTCTTGATTATTCAACGTCGGATCGAATCATGTCCAATGGCCATTGGAATTTGATCTATCCTTCTATTTTTCAAGATAATTCAGATTTGTTGGCGAAAAAGCGAAGAAATAGGTTCGTCATTCCATTACAATATCATCAAGAACAAGAGAAAGAACTAATATCCTGTTTTGGGATTTCGATTGAAATCCCCTTTATGGGTGTTTTACGTAGAAATACTATTTTTGCTTATTTTGACGATCCCCGATACAGAAAAGATAAAAAGGGTTCAGGAATTGTTAAATTTAGATATAGGACCCTAGAAGAAGAATATAGGACTCGAGCGGAAGACTCAGAAGAGGAATATGAGACCCTAGAACACGAATACAGGACCCGAGAGGACGAATATGAAACCCTAGAAGAATCTAAATATGGAATCCTAGAAGACGAATACGAATATGAAACCCTAGAAAACGAATATGGGAGCCCAGAAAACAAATATGGGAACCCAGAGAACGAATATAGGACTTTAGAGAAAGACTCAGAAGAGGAATATGGGAACCCAGAGAGCAAATATAGGACCCAAGAGGACGAATATGGAACtttagaagaagactcagaagacGAATATGGCAGCCCCGGGGAAAGCGGCGAGGAAAAATATGGTACTTTAGAGGAAGActcagaagaagactcagaggacGAATACGAGAGCCCAGAGGAAGATTCCATCTTAAAAAAAGAGGGTTTGATTGAGCATCGAGGAACAAAAGAATTTagtctaaaataccaaaaagaagtaGATCGGTTTTTTTTCATTCTTCAAGAACTTCATATCTTGCCGAGATCTTCATCCCTAAAGATACTTGACAATAGTATTATTGGAGTGGATACACAACTCACAAAAAATACAAGAAGTGGACTAGGCGGACTGGTCCGAGTGAAGAGAAAAAAAAGCCATACGGAACTCAAAATATTTTCCGGAGATATTCATTTTCCTGAAGAGGCAGATAAGATATTAGGTGGGTGTTTGATACCGCCAGAAAGACAAAAAAAAGATTCTAAGgaatcaaaaaaaaagaaaaattgggTCTATGTTCAACGGAAAAAAATTCTCAAGAGCAAGGAAAAGTATTTTGTTTCCGTTCGCCCTACAGTGGCATATGAAATGGACGAAGGAAGAAATTTAGCAACACTTTTCCCGCAGGATCTCTTGCAAGAAGAAAATAATCTCCAAATTCGACTTGTCAATTTTATTTATCATGAAAATAGCAAGTTAACTCAAAGAATTTATCACACAAATAGTCAATTTGTTAGAACTTGCTTAGTAGTGAATTgggaacaagaagaaaaagaaaaggctgGTGCTTCCCTTGTTGAGGTAAGAGCAAATGATCTTATTCGCGATTTCCTAAGAATTGAGTTAGTCAAGTCCACTATTTCGTATACACGAAAAAGGTATGATAGGACAAGTGGAGGACCGACTCCCCATAATAGGTTAGATCGCGCCAATAGCAATTCTTTTTATTCCAAGGCGAAGATTGAATCACTTAGCCAACATCAAGAAGCTATTGGCACTTTGTTGAATCGAAATAAAGAATACCAATCTTTGATGATTTTGTCGGCATCCAACTGTTCTCGAATTGGTTTATTCAAGAATTCAAAACATCCCAATGCGATAAAAGAATGGAATCCTAGAATTCCTATTCTAGAAATTTTTGGGCCCTTAGGGGCTATTGTAGCTAGTATATCGCATTTTTCTTCATCTTACTATTTACTAACGCATAATAAAATCCTGCTAAAAAAATATTTGTTCGTTGACAATTTGAAACAAACCTTCCAAGTACTTCAAGAACTTAAATACTctttaatagatgaaaataaaagGATTTCCAATTTCGATAGTAACATAATGTTGGATCCATTCCTTTTGAATTGTCACTTTGTCCATCATGATTCTTGGGAAGAGACATTGGCAATAATTCACCTTGGACAATTTATTTGTGAAAATGTATGTCTATTTAAATCGCACATAAAAAAATCTGGTCAAATTTTCAGTGTAAATATGGATTCCTTTGTTATAAGAGCAGCTAAACCTTATTTGGCCACTACAGGAGCAACTGTTAATGGTCATTATGGAGAAATCCTTTACAAGGGAGATAGGTTAGTTacgtttatatatgaaaaatcgaGATCTAGTGACATAACGCAAGGTCTTCCAAAAGTGGAACAAATCTTTGAAGCGCGTTCAATTGATTCATTATCCCCCAATCTCGAAAGGAGAATTGAGGATTGGAATGAGCGTATACCAAGAATTCTTGGGGTCCCTTGGGGATTCTTGATTGGAGCTGAGCTAACCATAGCCCAAAGTCGTATTTCTTTGGTTAATAAAatccaaaaggtttatcgatcccaAGGGGTACAGATCCATAATAGACATATAGAGATTATTATACGCCAAGTAACATCAAAAGTGCGGGTTTCCGAAGATGGAATGTCTAATGTTTTTTCGCCTGGGGAATTAATCGGACTATTGCGAGCGGAACGAGCAGGGCGAGCTTTGGATGAATCGATCTATTATCGGGCAATCTTATTGGGAATAACAAGGGCTTCCCTGAATACCCAAAGTTTCATATCTGAAGCAAGTTT